Proteins encoded within one genomic window of Acidovorax sp. 107:
- the rimM gene encoding ribosome maturation factor RimM (Essential for efficient processing of 16S rRNA) has protein sequence MATTPLTLEPAELPADAIEVGRIADAWGVKGWFKVLPHSSNPEALFSSKQWYLQPSERGAKTFSGTVQLPIRQAKAHSDSVVAWAQGIDDRNGAEALRGARIFVPRSTFPSTSDDEYYWVDLIGLSVLNREGVALGQVRELMSTGPQTVLVLAYEQDGKPQERMIPFVSAFVDKVDLAEKRITVDWQPDY, from the coding sequence ATGGCCACCACACCATTGACCCTCGAACCCGCAGAACTACCTGCCGACGCCATTGAAGTGGGGCGTATCGCAGATGCCTGGGGCGTCAAGGGCTGGTTCAAGGTGCTGCCGCACAGCAGCAATCCCGAGGCACTTTTTTCTTCCAAGCAATGGTATCTGCAGCCGTCCGAGCGGGGAGCCAAGACCTTCAGCGGCACGGTACAGCTGCCCATCCGCCAGGCCAAGGCCCATTCGGATTCCGTGGTGGCGTGGGCGCAGGGCATCGACGACCGCAATGGTGCAGAGGCGTTGCGGGGCGCGCGGATCTTTGTGCCCCGGTCCACTTTCCCGTCCACTTCGGATGACGAGTACTACTGGGTCGATCTGATTGGCCTGTCGGTCCTCAACCGCGAAGGTGTGGCGCTGGGCCAAGTGCGCGAGCTGATGTCCACCGGTCCCCAGACTGTGCTCGTGCTGGCCTATGAGCAGGATGGCAAGCCGCAGGAGCGCATGATCCCGTTTGTTTCGGCGTTCGTGGACAAGGTGGACTTGGCCGAAAAGCGCATCACCGTGGACTGGCAGCCCGACTACTGA
- a CDS encoding CobD/CbiB family protein: MSFFAILFALLIEQARPLARSNPIHAGLRAWALSVSRNFDAGKSHHGWVAWSLAVLVPALVTLAIHWLLLWGLGWPFAVLWSVAVLYVTLGFRQFSHHFTGIRDALEEGNEDAARERLAHWQQVDVGVLPRSEIVRHVIEYSVLAAHRHVFGVLAWFSVLAALGLGPTGAVLYRLAEFVSRYWHYKQRAGALPASESLQQASAQAWTAIDWLPARLTALSFAVVGSFEEAIEGWRFHAQRFPNDNDGVVLAATAGAINVRLGGEALKARSELHAPQGLEIDADMGDSDSTPGREPEVGHLRSVVGLVWRSVVVWMLLLALLTLARLLG; this comes from the coding sequence ATGAGTTTCTTCGCCATCCTGTTCGCTCTGCTGATCGAGCAGGCACGCCCCCTGGCCCGCAGCAATCCCATACACGCAGGGCTGCGCGCATGGGCGCTGTCCGTGAGCCGTAATTTCGATGCGGGCAAGTCGCACCACGGCTGGGTAGCGTGGAGCCTCGCAGTCCTCGTTCCCGCCTTGGTCACATTGGCCATCCACTGGCTGTTGTTGTGGGGCCTTGGTTGGCCGTTTGCAGTGCTGTGGAGTGTCGCGGTGCTGTACGTCACGCTCGGGTTTAGGCAGTTCAGCCACCACTTCACTGGCATTCGCGATGCATTGGAGGAGGGCAATGAAGATGCGGCGCGCGAGCGCCTGGCGCACTGGCAGCAGGTGGATGTGGGCGTGCTGCCGCGCAGCGAGATCGTGCGCCACGTGATCGAGTATTCGGTGCTGGCGGCCCACCGGCATGTGTTTGGCGTGCTGGCTTGGTTCTCGGTGCTGGCTGCGCTCGGCCTGGGCCCCACGGGGGCCGTGCTGTACCGTCTGGCTGAGTTTGTGTCGCGCTACTGGCATTACAAGCAACGCGCGGGGGCGCTACCCGCCAGCGAATCCCTGCAGCAGGCCTCTGCGCAGGCCTGGACCGCCATTGACTGGCTGCCGGCGCGGCTCACTGCGCTGAGCTTTGCGGTGGTCGGCAGTTTCGAAGAGGCCATTGAAGGCTGGCGCTTTCATGCGCAGCGGTTTCCCAACGACAACGATGGCGTGGTGCTTGCTGCGACGGCGGGCGCCATCAATGTGCGCCTCGGTGGCGAGGCTTTGAAGGCGCGTTCTGAACTGCATGCGCCACAAGGTCTGGAGATCGACGCCGACATGGGCGACAGCGACTCCACCCCCGGCCGCGAGCCCGAGGTAGGCCACCTGCGCAGCGTGGTCGGACTGGTGTGGCGTTCGGTGGTGGTCTGGATGCTGCTGCTGGCGTTGCTCACCCTGGCGCGCTTGCTGGGTTAG
- the rpsP gene encoding 30S ribosomal protein S16 produces MVVIRLSRGGSKGRPFFNIVVADKRVRRDGRFIERIGFYNPTAKESEEGLRIVQDRLAYWVGVGAQSSPTVDRLIKQAAKKAA; encoded by the coding sequence ATGGTCGTCATTCGACTCTCCCGCGGCGGCTCCAAGGGCCGTCCTTTCTTCAACATCGTCGTTGCTGACAAGCGCGTGCGCCGTGATGGCCGCTTCATCGAGCGCATCGGTTTTTACAACCCCACCGCCAAGGAATCCGAAGAAGGCCTGCGCATCGTGCAAGACCGTCTGGCTTACTGGGTGGGCGTCGGCGCTCAGTCCTCCCCCACGGTGGACCGCCTGATCAAGCAAGCCGCCAAGAAGGCTGCTTAA
- a CDS encoding 4a-hydroxytetrahydrobiopterin dehydratase has protein sequence MTTMLKKKDWSKLTRRALTATEVVANLAKLEGWSLSGDGANVAIEKTYHFANYYETISFVNALAFIANAQDHHPDLSVHYNRCVVRLNTHDVHGISSTDFECATQFDALVAL, from the coding sequence ATGACCACCATGTTGAAGAAAAAAGACTGGTCCAAGTTGACCCGTCGCGCCCTGACAGCGACAGAAGTAGTAGCGAACCTCGCCAAGCTGGAAGGCTGGAGCCTCAGCGGCGACGGCGCCAACGTCGCCATCGAGAAGACCTACCACTTTGCCAACTACTACGAGACGATCTCGTTCGTGAACGCACTGGCGTTCATCGCCAACGCGCAAGACCACCACCCCGATCTGTCGGTGCACTACAACCGCTGCGTGGTGCGACTGAACACTCACGACGTGCACGGCATCTCCAGCACCGACTTCGAGTGCGCCACCCAGTTCGACGCACTGGTCGCACTGTGA
- a CDS encoding inorganic phosphate transporter, with translation METVQTALWVVVLLVALAILFDFMNGFHDAANSIATVVSTGVLKPAQAVLFAAFFNFVAIFIFHLSVAATVGKGIVQPGIVDTHVVFGALVGAITWNVITWYYGIPSSSSHALIGGIVGAVIAKAGAGALISAGILKTVAFIFVSPLLGFALGSLMMVAVAWIFRRTRPSKVDKWFRRLQLLSAGAYSLGHGGNDAQKTIGIIWLLLIATGYSSASDASPPTWAIISCYVAIGLGTMFGGWRIVKTMGQKITKLKPVGGFCAETGGAMTLFLATMLGIPVSTTHTITGAIVGVGSTQRASAVRWGVAGNIIWAWILTIPASAFVAAVAYWISLQLF, from the coding sequence ATGGAAACCGTACAGACGGCCCTCTGGGTTGTGGTTCTGCTTGTGGCCTTGGCGATCCTGTTCGACTTCATGAACGGGTTCCACGACGCGGCCAATTCGATTGCCACGGTGGTCTCCACCGGCGTGCTCAAGCCCGCGCAGGCGGTGCTGTTTGCCGCCTTCTTCAATTTTGTGGCGATCTTCATCTTCCACCTGAGCGTGGCGGCGACGGTGGGCAAGGGCATCGTGCAGCCCGGCATTGTGGACACGCACGTGGTGTTTGGCGCCCTGGTGGGTGCGATCACCTGGAACGTGATCACCTGGTACTACGGCATCCCCAGCAGTTCCTCGCATGCGCTCATCGGCGGCATCGTGGGCGCGGTGATTGCGAAGGCGGGGGCAGGTGCACTGATCTCTGCGGGCATCCTCAAGACGGTGGCGTTCATCTTTGTGTCTCCGCTGCTGGGTTTTGCGCTGGGTTCGCTCATGATGGTGGCAGTGGCCTGGATCTTCCGGCGCACGCGTCCGAGCAAGGTGGACAAGTGGTTCCGCCGGTTGCAGCTGTTGTCTGCGGGCGCCTACAGCCTGGGTCACGGTGGCAACGATGCGCAAAAGACCATCGGCATCATCTGGCTGCTGCTGATCGCCACGGGGTACTCGTCGGCGTCCGATGCGTCGCCACCCACATGGGCCATCATCAGCTGTTACGTGGCCATTGGCCTCGGGACCATGTTTGGCGGCTGGCGCATCGTGAAGACCATGGGCCAGAAGATCACCAAGCTCAAGCCCGTGGGCGGCTTCTGTGCCGAAACGGGGGGCGCCATGACGCTGTTCCTGGCCACCATGCTGGGCATCCCGGTGTCCACCACGCACACCATCACGGGCGCCATCGTCGGTGTGGGCTCCACCCAGCGTGCCAGCGCCGTGCGCTGGGGCGTGGCGGGCAACATCATCTGGGCGTGGATTCTGACCATCCCGGCCAGTGCGTTTGTGGCCGCCGTCGCCTACTGGATCAGCCTGCAGCTGTTCTGA
- a CDS encoding ABC transporter ATP-binding protein, with amino-acid sequence MAENIQKSASDVVLRVAGISKRFGGLQALSDVGITIERGQVYGLIGPNGAGKTTFFNVITGLYTPDAGTFELAGKPYEPTAVHEVAKAGIARTFQNIRLFAEMTALENVMVGRHIRTKSGLLGAVLRTKGFKEEEAAIAKRAQELLDYVGIGKFADYKARTLSYGDQRRLEIARALATDPQLIALDEPAAGMNATEKVQLRELIDRIRNDNRTILLIEHDVKLVMGLCDRVTVLDYGKQIAEGNPAEVQKNEKVIEAYLGTGGH; translated from the coding sequence ATGGCAGAGAACATTCAGAAATCGGCCAGCGACGTGGTGCTGCGGGTTGCCGGCATTTCCAAGCGCTTTGGCGGCCTGCAAGCCCTCTCCGACGTGGGCATCACCATTGAGCGGGGCCAGGTGTATGGCCTGATCGGCCCCAACGGCGCGGGCAAGACCACGTTCTTCAACGTGATCACCGGCCTGTACACCCCCGATGCCGGCACTTTCGAGCTGGCCGGCAAGCCCTACGAGCCCACGGCCGTGCACGAAGTGGCCAAGGCCGGCATCGCCCGCACCTTCCAGAACATTCGCCTGTTTGCCGAAATGACGGCGCTCGAGAACGTGATGGTGGGCCGCCACATCCGCACCAAGTCCGGCCTGCTGGGCGCGGTGCTGCGCACCAAGGGCTTCAAGGAAGAAGAAGCCGCGATTGCCAAGCGTGCCCAGGAACTGCTGGACTACGTGGGCATTGGCAAGTTTGCCGACTACAAGGCGCGCACCCTGTCGTACGGCGACCAGCGCCGCCTCGAAATCGCCCGTGCGCTGGCCACCGACCCGCAGCTCATCGCGCTGGACGAGCCCGCCGCCGGCATGAACGCCACCGAGAAGGTGCAGCTGCGCGAGCTGATCGACCGCATCCGCAACGACAACCGCACCATCCTGCTCATCGAGCACGACGTGAAGCTGGTGATGGGCCTGTGCGACCGTGTGACGGTGCTCGACTACGGCAAGCAGATTGCCGAGGGCAACCCTGCCGAAGTGCAGAAGAACGAAAAAGTGATTGAGGCCTATCTGGGCACCGGAGGACATTGA
- the rsgA gene encoding ribosome small subunit-dependent GTPase A, which produces MAERSALMEGTVVASHGRHCMVETPDGARRICHPRGKKNQAVVGDHVLWQAPPPGQGEEGTIEKVKERRNLFYRQDEIRTKSFAANLDQVLILIAAEPVFSESQLSRALIAAEAEGIKPIIALNKSDLVEPFARAWERLLPYRHMGAGKHYGVLPLSLALSSDVDRALLMEHLQGKTTLVLGPSGSGKSTLINLLVPGASVLTGEISQALNSGKHTTTSTHWYWMDAARTTALIDSPGFQEFGLHHIAPMQLAACMPDIAEHATDCKFYNCTHLHEPGCGVLDAVKNGPSAGGISPSRYKIYSDLFEELSHTRY; this is translated from the coding sequence ATGGCTGAACGCAGCGCCCTCATGGAAGGTACCGTGGTGGCCAGCCATGGGCGCCACTGCATGGTCGAAACCCCGGATGGCGCACGCCGCATCTGCCACCCCCGCGGCAAAAAAAACCAGGCCGTGGTGGGCGACCATGTGCTGTGGCAGGCACCGCCGCCCGGCCAAGGTGAAGAAGGTACGATCGAAAAGGTCAAGGAACGACGCAACCTTTTCTACCGCCAGGACGAAATCCGCACCAAATCCTTCGCCGCCAACCTGGACCAGGTACTCATCCTCATCGCTGCGGAGCCCGTGTTTTCCGAAAGCCAGCTGTCCCGCGCACTGATTGCGGCGGAAGCCGAAGGCATCAAGCCCATCATTGCTCTCAACAAGAGTGATCTGGTCGAGCCCTTCGCCCGCGCCTGGGAGCGCCTGCTGCCCTACCGGCACATGGGCGCAGGCAAACACTACGGCGTGCTACCGCTATCGCTGGCACTGTCCAGCGATGTGGACCGTGCCCTGCTGATGGAACACCTACAAGGCAAGACCACGCTGGTGCTCGGCCCCTCGGGGTCGGGCAAAAGCACGCTGATCAACCTGCTGGTGCCCGGTGCTTCTGTGCTGACGGGCGAGATCTCGCAGGCGCTGAACTCTGGCAAGCACACCACCACCAGCACCCACTGGTACTGGATGGATGCAGCGCGCACCACGGCGCTGATCGACTCGCCAGGGTTCCAGGAATTCGGGCTGCACCACATCGCCCCCATGCAACTGGCCGCCTGCATGCCCGACATCGCCGAGCATGCCACCGACTGCAAGTTCTACAACTGCACCCACCTGCATGAACCGGGCTGTGGCGTATTGGATGCCGTTAAAAATGGCCCAAGTGCTGGAGGGATAAGCCCCTCACGCTACAAAATATATAGTGACCTGTTTGAAGAACTGAGCCACACCCGGTATTGA
- a CDS encoding CoA pyrophosphatase: MNPPSPPAVSSVIAPLSSLPDFDPRLVPVVGVDAHLPAVPLTVQTPDALRARFAQPPQWEPEVVLEKKFMNREPAHASVLLAIVLREQPMVLLTERTAHLSTHSGQVAFPGGRADPEDASPAETALREAQEEVGLGREFVEVLGALPTYVTGSSFIITPVVALVQPDCVLRPNPYEVADLFEVPLAFLLDPSHHRRHVFDRDGVHREWFSMPYQQGDKTHFIWGATAGMLRNFYRFMQA; encoded by the coding sequence GTGAACCCTCCTTCCCCTCCCGCCGTCTCATCGGTCATTGCGCCTCTGTCGAGTCTGCCCGACTTTGACCCCCGCCTGGTGCCAGTCGTGGGTGTGGACGCGCACCTGCCCGCCGTGCCCCTGACGGTACAGACGCCCGATGCGCTGCGTGCGCGTTTTGCGCAGCCGCCGCAATGGGAGCCGGAGGTGGTGCTGGAAAAGAAGTTCATGAACCGCGAGCCAGCCCACGCGTCCGTGTTGCTGGCGATTGTGCTGCGCGAGCAGCCCATGGTGCTGCTGACGGAGCGCACCGCGCATCTGTCCACCCATTCCGGGCAGGTCGCCTTCCCCGGTGGGCGGGCGGACCCTGAAGATGCCAGTCCGGCCGAAACTGCCTTGCGTGAAGCGCAGGAAGAAGTGGGCCTGGGCCGTGAGTTTGTCGAGGTGCTGGGAGCGCTGCCAACTTATGTGACCGGCTCTTCGTTCATCATCACCCCGGTAGTTGCGCTGGTGCAGCCGGACTGCGTGCTGCGGCCCAACCCTTATGAGGTGGCCGATTTGTTCGAGGTGCCACTGGCCTTCCTGCTCGACCCCTCCCACCACCGCCGCCATGTGTTCGATCGCGATGGCGTGCACCGCGAGTGGTTCTCCATGCCGTACCAGCAGGGGGACAAAACCCATTTCATCTGGGGTGCTACGGCGGGCATGCTGCGCAATTTCTACCGGTTCATGCAAGCCTGA
- a CDS encoding ABC transporter ATP-binding protein, whose protein sequence is MAEKSNKVLLQVKGLKVAYGGIQAVKGVDFEVREGELVSLIGSNGAGKTTTMKAITGTLPMNDGDIEYLGKSIKGKGAWDLVKDGLVMVPEGRGVFARMTITENLQMGAYIRKDKAGILADIEKMFTIFPRLRERKDQLAGTMSGGEQQMLAMGRALMSQPKVLLLDEPSMGLSPIMVDKIFEVVRDVYALGVTIVLVEQNASRALAIADRGYVMESGLITMTGPGQQLLNDPKVRAAYLGE, encoded by the coding sequence ATGGCCGAAAAATCCAACAAGGTACTGCTGCAGGTCAAGGGCCTGAAGGTGGCCTACGGCGGTATCCAGGCCGTGAAGGGCGTGGACTTTGAAGTGCGCGAAGGCGAGCTGGTCTCGCTGATCGGCTCCAACGGTGCTGGCAAGACCACCACCATGAAGGCCATCACCGGCACGCTGCCCATGAACGATGGCGACATCGAATACCTGGGCAAGAGCATCAAGGGCAAGGGCGCCTGGGACCTGGTCAAGGACGGCCTGGTGATGGTGCCGGAAGGCCGTGGCGTGTTCGCCCGCATGACCATCACCGAGAACCTGCAGATGGGCGCCTACATCCGCAAGGACAAGGCGGGCATCCTGGCCGACATCGAGAAGATGTTCACCATCTTCCCGCGCCTGCGCGAGCGCAAGGACCAACTGGCCGGCACCATGTCCGGCGGTGAGCAGCAGATGCTGGCCATGGGCCGGGCGCTGATGAGCCAGCCCAAGGTGCTGCTGCTGGACGAGCCGTCCATGGGCCTGTCGCCCATCATGGTGGACAAGATCTTCGAGGTGGTGCGCGACGTGTACGCCCTGGGCGTGACCATCGTGCTGGTCGAGCAGAACGCCAGCCGCGCGCTGGCGATTGCCGACCGCGGCTATGTGATGGAGTCGGGCCTGATCACCATGACAGGCCCCGGCCAGCAACTGCTCAACGACCCCAAGGTGCGCGCCGCCTACCTGGGCGAATAA
- a CDS encoding DMT family protein has protein sequence MNALQSLPISLQTVLLLTASNIFMTFAWYGHLKNLASSPWYVAALVSWGIALFEYLLQVPANRIGFTQFNVGQLKIMQEVITLGVFVPFAVFYMGQPLKWDYLWAGLCLVGAVYFIFRGA, from the coding sequence ATGAACGCGCTCCAATCCCTGCCCATCTCGCTGCAAACGGTGTTGCTGCTCACGGCCAGCAACATCTTCATGACCTTTGCCTGGTACGGCCACTTGAAGAACCTGGCGTCCTCGCCGTGGTACGTCGCCGCCCTCGTCAGCTGGGGCATTGCCCTGTTTGAATACCTGTTGCAGGTGCCAGCCAACCGCATCGGCTTTACCCAGTTCAACGTGGGGCAGCTCAAGATCATGCAGGAGGTCATCACGCTGGGTGTGTTCGTGCCCTTTGCTGTGTTCTACATGGGCCAGCCCCTGAAATGGGACTACCTCTGGGCCGGACTGTGCCTAGTGGGGGCGGTGTATTTCATCTTCCGCGGCGCCTGA
- a CDS encoding TM2 domain-containing protein: MKNKTVAAWLAFVGGPLGLHRFYLHGLSDMLGWLLPIPTALGIYGIQRVQQLGQDDHYSWVLIPLLGFTIAACALRAILYALMTPEVWNARYNPTAAPDAPPGRTQWITVGAIVVSLLIGTTVLMASLAFSFQRYFEYQIEEARKISQ, encoded by the coding sequence ATGAAAAACAAAACCGTGGCGGCCTGGCTCGCCTTCGTGGGCGGGCCTCTGGGCCTGCACCGCTTCTATCTGCATGGCCTGTCCGACATGTTGGGCTGGTTGCTGCCCATTCCCACGGCCCTGGGCATTTACGGCATCCAGCGGGTGCAGCAACTCGGCCAGGACGACCACTACAGCTGGGTGCTGATCCCGCTGCTGGGCTTCACCATTGCGGCGTGCGCGCTGCGCGCCATCTTGTACGCGTTGATGACGCCGGAGGTGTGGAATGCCCGCTACAACCCCACAGCCGCGCCCGACGCCCCCCCCGGCAGGACGCAGTGGATCACCGTGGGCGCCATCGTGGTGTCCCTGCTGATCGGCACCACGGTACTGATGGCCAGCTTGGCGTTCAGCTTCCAGCGGTACTTTGAGTACCAGATCGAGGAAGCGCGCAAGATCTCGCAGTAA
- a CDS encoding DUF47 domain-containing protein produces the protein MLFAKLLPREGNFFEMFNQHADRIVEAARAFSQLVANYSDPHLRDKYNQDVDNAERAADRVTHEVNKAIHKTFITPIDREQIHTLINTMDDVADLIQDSAETMALYDVRHMTEEITRLTDLSLKCCERLRDAVKLLEKIADPAVAEAALKTCEEIDKLESDADRVMRSAMSKLFREEPDVREVIKLKAIYELLETITDKCEDVANCIEGIVLENS, from the coding sequence ATGCTGTTTGCCAAGCTGTTGCCACGCGAAGGCAATTTTTTCGAAATGTTCAACCAGCATGCGGACCGCATCGTTGAGGCGGCCCGGGCCTTCTCGCAACTGGTGGCCAACTACAGTGATCCGCACCTGCGCGACAAATACAACCAGGACGTGGACAACGCCGAGCGTGCTGCCGACCGCGTGACGCACGAGGTCAACAAGGCCATTCACAAGACCTTCATCACCCCCATCGACCGTGAGCAGATCCACACCCTGATCAACACCATGGACGATGTGGCAGACCTGATCCAGGACTCGGCCGAGACCATGGCGCTGTACGACGTGCGCCACATGACGGAAGAGATCACCCGCCTCACGGACCTGAGCCTCAAGTGCTGTGAGCGCCTGCGTGATGCCGTCAAGCTTCTGGAGAAGATCGCCGATCCGGCTGTGGCCGAGGCCGCGCTCAAGACCTGCGAGGAGATCGACAAGCTCGAATCCGACGCCGACCGCGTGATGCGCAGCGCCATGAGCAAGCTGTTCCGAGAGGAGCCCGATGTGCGCGAGGTGATCAAGCTCAAGGCCATCTACGAGCTGCTGGAGACCATCACTGACAAGTGCGAGGACGTGGCCAACTGCATCGAGGGCATCGTCCTCGAAAACTCCTGA
- the rplS gene encoding 50S ribosomal protein L19, translating into MNLIQTLEAEEIARLNKTIPEFAPGDTVIVSVNVVEGTRKRVQAYEGVVIAKRNRGLNSGFTVRKISSGEGVERTFQTYSPLIASIEVKRRGDVRRAKLYYLRERSGKSARIKEKLPSRVKAAATAA; encoded by the coding sequence ATGAACCTGATCCAGACCCTGGAAGCGGAAGAAATTGCCCGCTTGAACAAGACCATCCCCGAATTCGCCCCTGGTGACACCGTCATCGTGAGCGTGAACGTGGTGGAAGGTACCCGCAAGCGCGTGCAGGCTTACGAAGGCGTGGTGATTGCCAAGCGCAATCGCGGCCTGAACAGCGGCTTCACCGTGCGCAAGATCTCCAGCGGCGAAGGCGTGGAACGTACGTTCCAGACCTACAGCCCGCTGATCGCCAGCATCGAAGTCAAGCGCCGTGGTGACGTGCGCCGTGCCAAGCTGTACTACCTGCGCGAGCGCAGCGGCAAGTCGGCACGTATCAAGGAAAAGCTGCCTTCGCGCGTCAAGGCTGCTGCCACCGCCGCATAA
- a CDS encoding GNAT family N-acetyltransferase, with the protein MSTIRPSTDSDISAITAIYQHHVLHGTGTFEIDPPTEADMAGRRADVLARGLPWLVAEQDGQVLGFAYANWFKPRPAYRFSAEDSIYVADSARGMGLGRKLLAELAVQAEAVGVRKLLAVIGDSANAGSIGVHRALGFTDVGVMRSVGWKFGAWRDIVLMEKTLGAGDTTSPE; encoded by the coding sequence ATGTCCACCATCCGCCCCAGCACCGACAGCGATATCTCCGCAATTACCGCCATTTACCAACACCATGTGCTCCACGGCACGGGCACGTTCGAGATTGATCCACCCACCGAAGCCGACATGGCGGGCCGCCGCGCTGACGTGCTGGCACGTGGCCTGCCCTGGCTGGTGGCCGAGCAGGACGGGCAGGTGCTGGGTTTCGCCTACGCCAACTGGTTCAAGCCCCGCCCGGCCTACCGTTTCTCGGCCGAGGATTCGATCTACGTGGCCGACAGCGCCCGTGGCATGGGTCTGGGTCGCAAGCTGCTGGCCGAGCTGGCCGTGCAGGCCGAGGCCGTCGGCGTACGCAAACTGCTGGCGGTGATTGGTGACTCCGCCAACGCCGGCTCCATCGGGGTGCACCGGGCGCTGGGTTTTACGGATGTGGGCGTCATGCGCTCGGTGGGCTGGAAGTTCGGTGCCTGGCGCGACATCGTGCTCATGGAAAAAACCCTGGGTGCGGGCGACACCACCTCTCCCGAGTAA
- the trmD gene encoding tRNA (guanosine(37)-N1)-methyltransferase TrmD — protein sequence MRFDIITLFPELFAPFLASGVTRRAYASGQVDVRLWNPRDYADGNYRRVDDRPFGGGPGMVMMAEPLARCLVAIRAERGEPEEAQAPLVLFSPIGESLNHAAVERWSGSEGAVLLCGRYEGIDQRFIDAHVNVQMSLGDFVLSGGEIAAMALLDAVARLQPGVLNDEGSHQLDSFNPALDGLLDCPHYTRPEEWAGLPVPAALMSGHHAQIERWRRDQRLATTARHRPDLIDAARKAGRLAPADEAVLAKLV from the coding sequence ATGCGCTTTGACATCATCACCCTTTTTCCTGAGCTGTTTGCCCCTTTCCTGGCGAGCGGCGTGACCCGGCGCGCCTACGCCAGCGGCCAGGTCGATGTGCGTCTGTGGAATCCGCGCGACTACGCAGATGGCAACTACCGCCGGGTGGATGACCGTCCGTTTGGCGGCGGCCCGGGCATGGTGATGATGGCCGAACCGTTGGCGCGCTGCCTGGTGGCTATCCGGGCGGAGCGGGGTGAACCCGAGGAGGCTCAGGCGCCTCTGGTGCTTTTTTCTCCCATTGGTGAGTCGCTGAACCACGCCGCTGTGGAACGCTGGTCTGGCAGCGAGGGGGCGGTGTTGCTGTGCGGTCGCTACGAAGGCATCGACCAGCGGTTCATCGATGCGCACGTGAATGTGCAGATGAGCTTGGGCGACTTCGTGCTCTCGGGCGGTGAGATTGCCGCCATGGCGCTGTTGGACGCCGTGGCGCGCCTGCAGCCCGGCGTGCTCAATGACGAGGGCAGCCACCAGCTCGACAGCTTCAATCCGGCGCTCGATGGCTTGCTGGACTGTCCGCACTACACGCGGCCCGAGGAGTGGGCGGGGCTGCCAGTGCCCGCTGCGCTCATGTCGGGCCACCATGCGCAGATCGAGCGCTGGCGGCGCGACCAGCGCCTGGCCACCACGGCCCGCCACCGGCCTGATCTCATCGATGCCGCGCGCAAAGCGGGGCGTCTGGCGCCTGCCGACGAAGCAGTATTGGCCAAGCTCGTCTGA